The Streptomyces kanamyceticus genome window below encodes:
- a CDS encoding malonic semialdehyde reductase, whose protein sequence is MSLALDPAAQDLLFREARTANTFTDEPVSDEQVQAIYDLVKYGPTAFNQSPLRVTLVRSPEARERLVAHMAEGNRPKTAAAPLVAILSADNEFHEELPALFPHFPQAKDAFFSERPVREQAASLNAGLQAAYFIVGVRAAGLAAGPMTGFDFAGVQKEFLDDDHTPLMVINIGKPGEDAWFPRSPRLAYDDVITTV, encoded by the coding sequence ATGTCTCTCGCCCTTGACCCCGCCGCCCAGGACCTGCTCTTCCGCGAGGCCCGCACCGCGAACACCTTCACCGACGAGCCGGTCTCCGACGAGCAGGTTCAGGCGATCTACGACCTGGTCAAGTACGGCCCGACCGCCTTCAACCAGTCGCCGCTGCGCGTCACCCTGGTCCGCTCGCCCGAGGCCCGCGAGCGCCTGGTCGCGCACATGGCCGAGGGCAACCGGCCGAAGACCGCCGCCGCGCCGCTCGTCGCGATCCTCTCCGCCGACAACGAGTTCCACGAGGAGCTCCCGGCGCTGTTCCCGCACTTCCCGCAGGCCAAGGACGCCTTCTTCTCCGAGCGCCCGGTCCGTGAGCAGGCCGCCTCGCTCAACGCCGGCCTCCAGGCCGCGTACTTCATCGTCGGCGTGCGCGCCGCCGGTCTGGCCGCGGGCCCGATGACCGGCTTCGACTTCGCCGGTGTCCAGAAGGAGTTCCTGGACGACGACCACACCCCGCTGATGGTCATCAACATCGGCAAGCCGGGCGAAGACGCCTGGTTCCCGCGCTCCCCGCGCCTCGCCTACGACGACGTCATCACGACCGTCTGA
- a CDS encoding fumarate hydratase: MAVMPEFAYSDLLPLGEDTTPYRLVTAEGVSTFEADGRTFLKVDPEALRKLAAEAIHDIQHYLRPAHLAQLRRIVDDPEASGNDKFVALDLLKNANIAAAGVLPMCQDTGTAIVMGKRGQNVLTEGEDEKALSKGVFDAYTKLNLRYSQMAPLTMWEEKNTGSNLPAQIELYATDGGAYKFLFMAKGGGSANKSFLYQETKAVLNEASMMKFLEEKIRSLGTAACPPYHLAIVVGGTSAEFALKTAKYASAHYLDELPSEGSPTGHGFRDKELEEKVFELTQKIGIGAQFGGKYFCHDVRVVRLPRHGASLPVAIAVSCSADRQATAKITAEGVFLEQLETDPARFLPETTDEHLGEEEDVVKIDLNRPMDDILAELGKHPVKTRLSLTGPLVVARDIAHAKIKERLDAGEEMPQYLKDHPVYYAGPAKTPEGYASGSFGPTTAGRMDSYVEQFQAAGGSKVMLAKGNRSKQVTDACDAHGGFYLGSIGGPAARLAQDCIKKVEVVEYEELGMEAVWKIEVEDFPAFIVVDDKGNDFFQNPAPEPTFTHIPVRGPGQA; this comes from the coding sequence ATGGCCGTAATGCCAGAGTTTGCGTACTCCGATCTGCTCCCGCTGGGAGAGGACACCACCCCGTACCGGCTGGTGACCGCCGAGGGTGTGTCCACCTTCGAGGCCGACGGGCGGACGTTCCTCAAGGTCGACCCGGAGGCGCTGCGCAAGCTCGCCGCCGAGGCGATCCACGACATCCAGCACTACCTGCGGCCCGCGCACCTGGCCCAGCTGCGGCGCATCGTCGACGACCCGGAGGCATCCGGCAACGACAAGTTCGTGGCGCTCGACCTGCTGAAGAACGCGAACATCGCGGCGGCGGGCGTGCTCCCCATGTGCCAGGACACCGGCACCGCGATCGTCATGGGCAAGCGCGGCCAGAACGTCCTCACCGAAGGTGAGGACGAGAAGGCGCTCTCCAAGGGCGTCTTCGACGCGTACACGAAGCTGAACCTGCGCTACTCGCAGATGGCTCCCCTGACCATGTGGGAGGAGAAGAACACCGGCTCCAACCTGCCCGCCCAGATCGAGCTGTACGCGACCGACGGCGGCGCCTACAAGTTCCTCTTCATGGCCAAGGGCGGCGGCTCGGCGAACAAGTCCTTCCTCTACCAGGAGACGAAGGCCGTCCTGAACGAAGCCTCCATGATGAAGTTCCTGGAGGAGAAGATCCGCTCGCTCGGCACGGCCGCGTGCCCGCCGTACCACCTGGCGATCGTCGTGGGCGGCACGAGCGCCGAGTTCGCCCTGAAGACCGCGAAGTACGCCTCCGCGCACTACCTGGACGAGCTCCCCTCCGAGGGCTCCCCGACCGGCCACGGCTTCCGCGACAAGGAGCTGGAGGAGAAGGTCTTCGAGCTCACCCAGAAGATCGGCATCGGCGCGCAGTTCGGCGGCAAGTACTTCTGCCACGACGTGCGCGTGGTGCGCCTGCCCCGGCACGGCGCCTCGCTGCCCGTCGCGATCGCCGTCTCCTGCTCGGCCGACCGCCAGGCCACCGCGAAGATCACCGCCGAGGGCGTCTTCCTGGAGCAGCTGGAGACGGACCCGGCGCGCTTCCTGCCGGAGACGACGGACGAGCACCTGGGAGAGGAGGAGGACGTCGTCAAGATCGACCTCAACCGGCCGATGGACGACATCCTCGCCGAGCTCGGCAAGCACCCGGTGAAGACCCGCCTCTCGCTGACGGGACCGCTCGTCGTGGCCCGCGACATCGCGCACGCCAAGATCAAGGAGCGGCTCGACGCGGGCGAGGAGATGCCGCAGTACCTGAAGGACCACCCCGTCTACTACGCCGGTCCCGCGAAGACCCCCGAGGGCTACGCGTCCGGTTCCTTCGGGCCGACGACGGCGGGCCGGATGGACTCCTACGTAGAGCAGTTCCAGGCCGCGGGCGGCTCCAAGGTCATGCTGGCCAAGGGCAACCGCAGCAAGCAGGTCACGGACGCGTGCGACGCGCACGGCGGCTTCTACCTGGGCTCGATCGGCGGCCCCGCCGCGCGCCTCGCGCAGGACTGCATCAAGAAGGTCGAGGTCGTCGAGTACGAGGAGCTCGGCATGGAGGCGGTCTGGAAGATCGAGGTCGAGGACTTCCCCGCCTTCATCGTCGTCGACGACAAGGGCAACGACTTCTTCCAGAACCCCGCTCCGGAGCCGACGTTCACGCACATCCCGGTGCGCGGTCCCGGCCAGGCGTGA
- the xseA gene encoding exodeoxyribonuclease VII large subunit, whose protein sequence is MALNTSADTPLPVGEVSRLIGGWIDRLGAIWVEGQITQLSRRPGAGVVFMTLRDPSHDISVSVTCYRQVFDAVADVVSEGARVVVHAKPEWYAPRGQLSLRAAEIKPVGVGELLARIEQLKKSLAAEGLFAPERKKALPFLPQLIGLVTGRASAAERDVLENARHRWPAVRFEVRNVPVQGVHAVPQVVGALKDLDALDEVDVIIVARGGGSVEDLLPFSDEQLVRAVASCRTPVVSAIGHEPDNPLLDHVADLRASTPTDAAKKVVPDVGEEYERVRWLRDRARRSMDAYLDREERGLAHALARPSMEHPHRMIEEREEQVAALVDRSRRTLGHLLDRAGSELTHTHARVVALSPAATLQRGYAVLQKADGSVVRDPEEVGADEELRARVAEGEFTVRTTQNDI, encoded by the coding sequence ATGGCTCTGAACACGTCCGCGGACACCCCGCTACCCGTCGGGGAGGTGTCGCGCCTCATCGGCGGCTGGATTGACCGGCTCGGCGCCATCTGGGTCGAGGGGCAGATCACACAGCTGTCCCGCAGGCCGGGCGCCGGTGTCGTCTTCATGACGCTGCGCGACCCGTCCCACGACATCTCGGTGAGCGTGACCTGCTACCGCCAGGTGTTCGACGCCGTGGCGGACGTCGTCTCCGAGGGCGCGCGCGTCGTGGTGCACGCCAAGCCCGAGTGGTACGCGCCGCGTGGCCAGCTCTCCCTGCGGGCCGCGGAGATAAAGCCGGTCGGCGTCGGCGAACTGCTCGCGCGGATCGAGCAGTTGAAGAAGAGCCTGGCCGCCGAGGGCCTCTTCGCGCCGGAGCGCAAGAAGGCGCTGCCCTTCCTGCCGCAGCTCATCGGGCTCGTCACCGGCCGCGCGTCGGCCGCCGAGCGCGACGTCCTGGAGAACGCGAGGCACCGCTGGCCCGCCGTCCGCTTCGAGGTGCGCAACGTGCCCGTCCAGGGCGTGCACGCGGTGCCGCAGGTCGTGGGGGCCCTCAAGGACCTCGACGCGCTCGACGAGGTCGACGTGATCATCGTGGCGCGCGGCGGCGGCAGCGTGGAGGACCTGCTGCCGTTCTCGGACGAGCAGTTGGTACGGGCGGTGGCGTCCTGTCGTACGCCGGTCGTGTCGGCTATCGGCCACGAACCGGACAACCCCCTCCTCGACCACGTGGCCGACCTGCGCGCCTCCACGCCGACCGACGCGGCCAAGAAGGTCGTGCCGGACGTCGGCGAGGAGTACGAGCGGGTGCGGTGGCTGCGGGACCGGGCGCGGCGCAGCATGGACGCCTACCTCGACCGCGAGGAGCGCGGCCTCGCGCACGCCCTGGCCCGGCCCTCCATGGAGCATCCGCACCGGATGATCGAGGAGCGCGAGGAGCAGGTGGCCGCGCTCGTCGACCGCAGCCGCCGCACGCTCGGACACCTCCTGGACCGGGCGGGCTCCGAGCTGACGCACACCCACGCGCGCGTGGTGGCCCTGTCGCCCGCCGCGACCCTCCAGCGGGGGTACGCGGTGCTGCAGAAGGCGGACGGCTCCGTGGTCCGCGACCCCGAAGAGGTGGGCGCCGACGAGGAGTTGCGGGCCCGTGTCGCCGAGGGCGAATTCACCGTACGAACCACACAAAACGACATCTAA
- the glpX gene encoding class II fructose-bisphosphatase gives MTEHHLPSELEVSPEAPDRNLALELVRVTEAAAMAAGRWVGRGDKNGADGAAVRAMRTLVSTVSMNGVVVIGEGEKDEAPMLFNGEHIGDGTGAEVDIAVDPIDGTTLTAKGQPNAIAVLAAADRGAMFDPSAVFYMDKLVTGPEAADYVDINAPASVNIRRVAKAKNSSPEDVTVMILDRPRHGGIVKEIRETGARIKFISDGDVAGSVMAVREGTGVDLLMGIGGTPEGIISACAIKCLGGVIQGKLWPQDDAERQRAIDAGHDLDRTLSTNDLVRGDNVFFVATGITDGELLQGVRYRAANASTSSLVMRSKSGTIRKIDSDHRLSKLRAYSAIDFDRAK, from the coding sequence ATGACCGAGCATCATCTCCCCTCCGAGCTCGAGGTTTCTCCCGAGGCTCCCGACCGCAACCTCGCCCTGGAGCTGGTCCGGGTCACCGAGGCGGCCGCCATGGCCGCGGGCCGCTGGGTCGGCCGCGGCGACAAGAACGGCGCGGACGGCGCCGCTGTCAGGGCCATGCGGACCCTCGTCTCCACCGTCTCGATGAACGGCGTCGTCGTCATCGGCGAGGGCGAGAAGGACGAAGCCCCGATGCTGTTCAACGGAGAGCACATCGGCGACGGCACCGGCGCCGAGGTCGACATCGCCGTCGACCCGATCGACGGCACCACGCTGACCGCGAAGGGCCAGCCGAACGCCATCGCCGTGCTCGCCGCCGCCGACCGCGGCGCCATGTTCGACCCGTCGGCCGTCTTCTACATGGACAAGCTGGTCACAGGCCCCGAGGCCGCCGACTACGTGGACATCAACGCGCCCGCTTCGGTCAACATCCGCCGCGTGGCCAAGGCCAAGAACTCCTCGCCCGAGGACGTCACGGTCATGATCCTGGACCGCCCCCGGCACGGGGGCATCGTCAAGGAGATCCGCGAGACCGGCGCCCGCATCAAGTTCATCTCGGACGGCGACGTCGCGGGCTCGGTCATGGCCGTCCGCGAGGGCACCGGCGTCGACCTGCTCATGGGCATCGGCGGCACCCCCGAGGGCATCATCTCGGCCTGTGCGATCAAGTGCCTCGGCGGTGTGATCCAGGGCAAGCTGTGGCCGCAGGACGACGCCGAGCGCCAGCGCGCCATCGACGCGGGCCACGACCTGGACCGCACGCTCTCCACGAACGACCTCGTCCGCGGGGACAACGTCTTCTTCGTCGCGACCGGCATCACCGACGGCGAGCTGCTCCAGGGCGTCCGCTACCGCGCGGCGAACGCGTCGACGTCGTCGCTGGTCATGCGCTCCAAGTCGGGCACGATCCGCAAGATCGACTCCGATCACCGGCTGTCGAAGCTGCGCGCGTACAGCGCGATCGACTTCGACCGCGCCAAGTAG
- a CDS encoding APC family permease has product MSGQSASTGVPAGGAAPAEGEGLRRSLGFRDLVVYGLLFIAPMAPVGVFGTLDAKSHGAVALVYLIATVAMAFTAFSYAQMVRVVPLAGSVFAYARVGLGNGPGFIAGWMAMLDYLLIPAVAYLFSGIAMNSLVPSVSRWVWTALAVLITTALNLWGVRAAARVGFAVLAMEVVVLLVFVVAAVVVLIQDGAQRGWLSPLTGDGSQGAFALSAVIGAVSIAVLSYLGFDAIASFAEEVTGGSAKVARAVLICLALAGFLFILQTYLVALLEPLSSAELAADPAKQGTAFYDTSEAASGVWLSKLVAVSKAIGAAFAALAGQAAAGRLLFAMARDRRLPKALSRTDSGTPRIALLCAAVVTMVAAVWAARRDDGMDHLVSVVDIGALTAFLLLHASVVGWFVVRQRDAAFSWWRHILIPVLGAAIVVAVIWEAAGSAQVVGAVWLGVGLVVLFVQRQGRARTDRPDAP; this is encoded by the coding sequence ATGTCCGGACAGTCCGCCAGTACCGGAGTCCCCGCAGGGGGCGCCGCACCCGCCGAGGGCGAAGGGCTGCGGCGAAGTCTGGGGTTCCGGGACCTCGTGGTCTACGGCCTGCTCTTCATCGCGCCGATGGCCCCGGTCGGTGTCTTCGGGACGCTCGACGCGAAGTCGCACGGCGCCGTCGCCCTCGTCTATCTGATCGCGACGGTCGCGATGGCGTTCACCGCATTCAGCTACGCGCAGATGGTGCGGGTGGTCCCCCTGGCGGGCTCCGTCTTCGCCTACGCGCGCGTGGGGCTAGGGAACGGGCCCGGTTTCATCGCCGGGTGGATGGCGATGCTCGACTACCTCCTCATCCCCGCGGTCGCCTATCTCTTCTCCGGCATCGCGATGAACTCCCTGGTCCCCTCGGTGTCGCGGTGGGTGTGGACGGCGCTCGCGGTGCTCATCACCACGGCGCTGAACCTGTGGGGCGTCCGGGCGGCGGCGCGGGTCGGCTTCGCGGTGCTCGCGATGGAGGTCGTGGTCCTGCTGGTCTTCGTGGTCGCGGCCGTCGTCGTGCTCATCCAGGACGGGGCCCAGCGGGGCTGGCTCTCGCCGCTGACCGGTGACGGTTCGCAGGGCGCCTTCGCGCTGTCGGCGGTGATCGGCGCGGTGTCGATCGCCGTCCTGTCCTATCTGGGCTTCGACGCGATCGCGTCCTTCGCCGAGGAGGTGACGGGCGGTTCGGCGAAGGTCGCGCGCGCGGTGCTGATCTGCCTCGCGCTCGCGGGCTTCCTGTTCATCCTCCAGACGTATCTGGTGGCGCTCCTGGAGCCGCTGTCGTCGGCCGAGCTCGCGGCGGACCCGGCCAAGCAGGGGACCGCTTTCTACGACACGTCGGAGGCGGCGTCCGGGGTGTGGCTGTCCAAGCTGGTGGCGGTCAGCAAGGCGATCGGGGCGGCGTTCGCGGCGCTCGCGGGGCAGGCCGCAGCGGGACGGCTGCTGTTCGCCATGGCGCGCGACCGGCGGCTGCCCAAGGCCCTGTCCAGGACCGATTCCGGGACGCCGCGGATCGCGCTGCTGTGCGCGGCCGTGGTCACGATGGTCGCCGCGGTGTGGGCGGCCCGGCGGGACGACGGGATGGACCACCTGGTGTCGGTGGTCGACATCGGGGCGCTCACCGCGTTCCTGCTGCTGCACGCGAGCGTGGTGGGCTGGTTCGTGGTGCGCCAGCGCGACGCGGCGTTCAGCTGGTGGCGGCACATCCTGATCCCCGTCCTCGGAGCGGCGATCGTGGTGGCGGTCATCTGGGAGGCGGCGGGCTCCGCACAGGTGGTGGGCGCGGTGTGGCTGGGGGTGGGCCTGGTGGTCCTGTTCGTACAGAGGCAGGGCCGGGCACGCACAGATAGGCCGGACGCCCCGTAA
- a CDS encoding exodeoxyribonuclease VII small subunit, which translates to MTSKTDEAAGPADALGYEQARDELIEVVRRLEAGGTTLEESLALWERGEELSTICRRWLDGARARLDAALAGPEADGDPDDDADS; encoded by the coding sequence ATGACCAGCAAGACGGACGAGGCCGCGGGCCCGGCGGACGCCCTCGGCTACGAGCAGGCGCGGGACGAACTGATCGAGGTGGTGCGCCGCCTGGAGGCCGGTGGCACGACCCTGGAGGAGTCGCTGGCCCTGTGGGAGCGCGGCGAGGAGCTGTCGACGATCTGCCGCCGCTGGCTGGACGGCGCCCGCGCCCGCCTGGACGCGGCGCTCGCGGGCCCCGAGGCGGACGGCGACCCGGACGACGACGCCGATTCCTGA
- a CDS encoding DUF1707 SHOCT-like domain-containing protein: MDLEKRPPQPAPATADAPGSLRASDADRDRTADILREALAEGRLTTEEHADRIEGVYSAKTMAELEPLVRDLPAVDGAAPAGTHAPDPAPARPSPGAVPPVADENLVAVLSGSVRKGRWRVARRTHAYAIFGSVEIDLSEAIFEQRQVVIKAVSIFGSVDVRVPENVSLRGSGTGILGSFEVDTLDSAEQDAPVVFVDGFALFGSIEARPKRGRLVQDLHKYVRKHLGH; encoded by the coding sequence GTGGACCTCGAAAAGCGACCCCCGCAGCCCGCTCCCGCCACGGCCGACGCCCCGGGCTCGCTCCGCGCGTCCGACGCCGACCGGGACCGCACGGCGGACATACTCCGCGAGGCGCTGGCCGAGGGCCGCCTCACCACCGAGGAGCACGCGGACCGGATCGAGGGGGTCTACAGCGCCAAGACCATGGCCGAGCTGGAGCCCCTGGTCAGGGACTTGCCCGCGGTGGACGGCGCCGCGCCCGCCGGGACCCACGCCCCCGACCCCGCTCCCGCCAGGCCGTCCCCCGGCGCCGTCCCGCCGGTCGCCGACGAGAACCTGGTCGCGGTGCTCAGCGGCAGCGTCCGCAAGGGCCGCTGGCGCGTGGCCCGCCGCACGCACGCGTACGCGATCTTCGGCAGCGTCGAGATCGACCTGAGCGAGGCGATCTTCGAGCAGCGCCAGGTGGTCATCAAGGCGGTCTCGATCTTCGGCTCGGTCGACGTCCGCGTCCCGGAGAACGTGTCGCTGCGCGGCAGCGGCACCGGCATCCTCGGCAGCTTCGAGGTGGACACCCTCGACTCCGCCGAGCAGGACGCCCCGGTCGTCTTCGTGGACGGCTTCGCGCTCTTCGGCAGCATCGAGGCGCGGCCCAAGCGCGGTCGGCTCGTCCAGGATCTGCACAAGTACGTGCGCAAACATCTCGGGCACTGA
- a CDS encoding DUF4245 domain-containing protein, with the protein MAGRQGNQTVKNMLWSLVVIALVAGVIYIFIPHDESKTPVERKDYRVELLTARRGAPYPVAAPEGLSKDWKATSVRYRGEEHNSWHLGFLDPEDEYVAIKQSTEKPAKFIEAVTKEAKRTKATEEIGGQEWQRYEGETYDALVRTEKGATTVVLGTAPFGQLTKMAESLKTS; encoded by the coding sequence GTGGCAGGAAGACAAGGCAACCAGACCGTCAAGAACATGCTGTGGTCGTTGGTGGTGATCGCCCTCGTCGCGGGTGTGATCTACATCTTCATCCCGCATGACGAGTCCAAGACCCCGGTCGAGCGGAAGGACTACCGCGTGGAGCTCCTGACAGCCCGGCGGGGCGCGCCCTATCCGGTGGCGGCGCCCGAGGGCCTCTCCAAGGACTGGAAGGCGACGTCGGTGCGGTACAGGGGCGAGGAGCACAACAGCTGGCACCTGGGCTTCCTCGACCCGGAGGACGAGTACGTGGCGATCAAGCAGTCCACGGAGAAGCCCGCCAAGTTCATCGAGGCCGTCACCAAGGAGGCCAAGCGCACCAAGGCCACCGAGGAGATCGGCGGCCAGGAGTGGCAGCGGTACGAGGGCGAGACGTACGACGCCCTGGTGCGCACCGAGAAGGGCGCCACGACGGTCGTCCTCGGCACGGCGCCGTTCGGTCAGCTGACGAAGATGGCCGAGTCCCTGAAGACGTCCTGA
- a CDS encoding ricin-type beta-trefoil lectin domain protein, translating to MKRIRRSGRGRLRCSFAAAVAMTAVLGTAAAVPAQAADGDRAKAPASTPLPPDLEKIRADEATKLYGSPGERPMADRKTGLISLGDSEISGEGVGTYEPGTNGPDNWCHRSPDAAIHRTGIPADVTYNVACSGAQTVNIKIGGQKQYADELVQSDNLAIKARNTKIKTILLVIGANDDLDFSGVMTDCVTRFLLSQGACAGKYNDGWQARVDGLVPKVEQSIRDLKTVMKDAGYQAADYKLVAMGYPSPIGPDFRDNPQFPGKLVCGGLGYDSDTEWGRNYAVPTFGTGMRKAARNAGATYLDNSRLFQGHEVCMEDTWARGLYIDVSNPFPPDSNSVRQSFHPNARGHAAFASCLTQIYNSGYGEGSCADPASTGSPKLYKGAWDDAYKPLKNEATQSCLDVDASKSRNGTKVQGWDCTGNRNQTWWYDDTQRSLHTGLTQDRCLDVPDGSYKEGTAVTLWNCHGGDNQKFVRTAGTVRPAADTGLCLTLAGAKEPVRLQKCAGAANQRFA from the coding sequence ATGAAGCGCATCAGGCGCAGCGGGCGGGGCCGGCTGCGATGTTCGTTCGCGGCAGCGGTCGCGATGACGGCCGTGCTCGGCACGGCAGCGGCGGTACCCGCCCAGGCGGCGGACGGGGACAGGGCGAAGGCACCCGCGTCGACGCCGCTCCCGCCCGACCTGGAGAAGATCCGGGCGGACGAGGCCACCAAGCTCTACGGCAGCCCGGGCGAGCGCCCCATGGCCGACCGCAAGACCGGTCTGATCTCGCTCGGCGACAGCGAGATCTCCGGCGAGGGCGTCGGCACGTACGAACCCGGCACGAACGGCCCGGACAACTGGTGCCACCGCTCGCCGGACGCCGCGATCCACCGCACCGGCATCCCGGCCGACGTGACGTACAACGTCGCGTGCTCGGGGGCGCAGACCGTCAACATCAAGATCGGCGGTCAGAAGCAGTACGCCGATGAGCTGGTGCAGAGCGACAACCTCGCGATCAAGGCCCGAAACACCAAGATCAAGACGATTCTGCTCGTCATCGGCGCCAACGACGACCTCGACTTCTCCGGGGTGATGACGGACTGCGTCACCCGCTTCCTGCTCAGCCAGGGCGCGTGCGCGGGCAAGTACAACGACGGCTGGCAGGCGCGCGTCGACGGGCTCGTGCCCAAGGTCGAGCAGTCCATCCGCGACCTCAAGACCGTCATGAAGGACGCGGGCTACCAGGCGGCGGACTACAAGCTCGTCGCCATGGGGTACCCGAGCCCGATCGGCCCGGACTTCCGCGACAACCCCCAGTTCCCCGGCAAGCTGGTCTGCGGCGGCCTCGGCTACGACTCCGACACCGAGTGGGGCCGCAACTACGCGGTGCCGACCTTCGGGACCGGCATGCGCAAGGCCGCCAGGAACGCGGGTGCGACCTACCTCGACAACTCCCGCCTCTTCCAGGGCCACGAGGTCTGCATGGAGGACACCTGGGCGCGCGGCCTCTACATCGACGTGTCCAACCCCTTCCCGCCGGACTCCAATTCGGTGCGCCAGTCCTTCCACCCGAACGCCCGCGGCCACGCGGCCTTCGCGTCCTGCCTGACCCAGATCTACAACTCGGGCTACGGCGAGGGCAGCTGCGCCGACCCGGCGAGCACGGGCAGCCCGAAGCTCTACAAGGGCGCCTGGGACGACGCCTACAAGCCCCTCAAGAACGAGGCCACCCAGAGCTGCCTGGACGTCGACGCGTCCAAGAGCCGCAACGGCACCAAGGTCCAGGGCTGGGACTGCACCGGCAACCGCAACCAGACCTGGTGGTACGACGACACCCAGCGGTCGCTGCACACCGGCCTGACCCAGGACCGCTGCCTCGACGTGCCCGACGGCTCGTACAAGGAGGGCACCGCGGTCACCCTCTGGAACTGCCACGGCGGTGACAACCAGAAGTTCGTCCGTACGGCGGGCACGGTGCGCCCCGCCGCCGACACCGGGCTCTGTCTGACCCTCGCGGGGGCCAAGGAGCCGGTGCGGCTGCAGAAGTGCGCGGGGGCGGCGAACCAGCGGTTCGCCTGA
- a CDS encoding WhiB family transcriptional regulator, producing MLQPSHQSLQVAAVPGQRVPVRDRNDDAPWHTEAVCRRDEAGLFFAPSKEPTAARLSREEAAKRVCARCPVMVECREHALLQPEPYGVWGGLTAAERRVVLARRRRRDLELKKAAHTAGIAAAG from the coding sequence GTGCTGCAACCGTCGCATCAGTCCCTGCAGGTAGCCGCCGTTCCGGGTCAGCGGGTGCCAGTGCGGGACAGGAACGATGATGCCCCCTGGCACACGGAAGCCGTGTGCCGCCGAGACGAGGCCGGACTGTTCTTCGCGCCGTCCAAGGAACCGACCGCGGCCAGGCTCTCCCGCGAGGAAGCGGCGAAGCGGGTCTGCGCCCGCTGTCCCGTGATGGTCGAGTGCCGTGAGCACGCCCTGCTGCAGCCCGAGCCGTACGGGGTGTGGGGCGGCCTCACCGCCGCCGAGCGCCGCGTGGTCCTGGCCCGCCGCCGCAGGCGTGACCTGGAGCTGAAGAAGGCCGCCCACACGGCGGGGATCGCCGCCGCGGGGTAG